A stretch of Schistocerca nitens isolate TAMUIC-IGC-003100 chromosome 6, iqSchNite1.1, whole genome shotgun sequence DNA encodes these proteins:
- the LOC126263126 gene encoding 60S ribosomal protein L37, whose translation MTKGTSSFGKRRNKTHTLCRRCGRSSYHIQKSKCAQCGYPSRKLRSYNWSVKAKRRKTTGTGRMRTLKIVRRRFRNGFREGGKPAPRKVSG comes from the exons ATG ACGAAGGGAACATCCAGTTTTGGTAAAAGGCGTAACAAGACTCATACGCTTTGCAGACGATGTGGTCGATCGTCATACCACATTCAGAAGTCTAAATGTGCTCAGTGTGGATATCCAAGCCGGAAACTCAGGAGTT ATAACTGGAGTGTGAAAGCTAAACGCAGGAAGACTACTGGCACTGGCAGGATGCGCACATTGAAAATTGTGCGGAGGAGATTCAG GAATGGTTTCCGTGAAGGTGGAAAACCGGCTCCTCGTAAAGTTTCAGGTTGA